The following proteins come from a genomic window of Lachnoclostridium phytofermentans ISDg:
- a CDS encoding GNAT family N-acetyltransferase, with protein MYQLEEKDINLIRPFYEKSTDSTIYACLDGYMGKAFVDDKESTQHTIILQGDFVFPSNLGAFHEETAGRMIEDLLTYKDKYNMLIVPQTTEWKKFFKDSDKFSTITRYHLQSPSFEQFDPLKLEEYCNGLSKEFTFRRIDETLYEKVMSEDWSRDFCSNFSSVDDFLQHGIGILVMKGEEICCGASSYTAYRKGIEIEIVTEKDYRNLGLATACGAKLIQTCINEGKLPHWDAANETSVRLAMRLGYDYVGPYDTYCFK; from the coding sequence ATGTATCAGTTAGAAGAAAAAGATATCAATTTAATTAGACCATTTTATGAAAAGTCTACCGATTCAACCATCTACGCATGCTTAGATGGATATATGGGAAAAGCTTTTGTGGATGATAAAGAATCAACGCAGCACACAATTATACTGCAGGGGGATTTTGTATTTCCTTCCAATTTAGGAGCGTTTCATGAAGAAACAGCGGGGAGGATGATAGAAGATTTGCTAACCTACAAGGACAAATATAATATGTTAATTGTTCCTCAAACTACGGAATGGAAAAAGTTCTTTAAAGATAGTGATAAATTTTCCACCATTACTCGATATCATTTACAAAGTCCATCCTTTGAACAATTTGATCCGTTGAAACTAGAGGAGTATTGTAATGGTTTATCAAAGGAATTTACCTTTCGTAGAATCGATGAAACATTATATGAAAAAGTAATGTCAGAAGATTGGTCCAGAGATTTTTGTAGTAATTTTTCCTCTGTAGATGATTTTTTACAACATGGAATTGGCATCCTTGTAATGAAAGGAGAAGAAATATGTTGTGGAGCCTCCTCCTATACGGCATATCGCAAAGGCATTGAAATCGAAATCGTAACAGAAAAAGATTATAGAAATCTTGGACTTGCTACCGCTTGTGGAGCAAAATTAATACAAACTTGTATAAATGAAGGGAAGTTACCTCACTGGGATGCAGCAAATGAAACTTCAGTGCGTCTAGCAATGCGCTTAGGTTATGACTATGTAGGGCCTTACGATACGTACTGCTTTAAGTAG
- a CDS encoding DUF2804 domain-containing protein — protein MRSQLLQRGNLLDEKGCLTGTGYATSLVKDYRRKDIKAGSLRIKEWDYYLIYNEDFGIALTLADNGYMGLVGASFIDFKNATEKTTNIITPFPMGRMKMPESSVSGDVSYQNKRVEVSFQNDGKERHLYLKMKHFHKDKDFFADVTLTEKPELDSMVIATPFSKKKKAFYYNQKIIGMQVSGCVIIGEKTYSFGKSSLGLLDWGRGVWTYNNVWYWGAGQGQVDGKSFGFNLGYGFGDTKNATENMIFYEGKAHKFDDIEFIIPKDESGKEEYLKSWKFKSSDQRFEMDFTPILDRKSRTSFAILLSDQHQVFGKFNGKAILDDGTEIMVTDFLGFAEKVHNKW, from the coding sequence ATGAGAAGCCAATTATTACAGCGGGGTAATTTATTGGATGAAAAGGGTTGCCTAACGGGTACAGGTTATGCAACCTCCTTGGTAAAAGACTATCGACGAAAGGATATTAAAGCAGGTTCTTTACGAATCAAAGAGTGGGATTATTATTTAATCTATAATGAGGATTTCGGGATTGCGTTAACTCTAGCAGATAATGGCTATATGGGGCTTGTGGGGGCATCCTTTATAGACTTTAAGAATGCGACAGAGAAAACAACAAATATTATAACTCCTTTTCCAATGGGGCGTATGAAGATGCCCGAAAGTTCAGTAAGCGGCGATGTTAGTTACCAAAACAAACGGGTTGAGGTTTCTTTTCAAAACGATGGGAAGGAAAGACATCTTTATCTAAAGATGAAGCATTTTCATAAGGACAAAGATTTTTTTGCTGATGTTACTTTAACAGAAAAGCCAGAGCTAGATTCTATGGTAATTGCGACACCATTTTCTAAGAAGAAAAAAGCATTTTATTATAATCAGAAAATAATCGGTATGCAAGTGAGCGGATGTGTTATTATTGGGGAAAAAACTTATTCTTTCGGAAAAAGCAGCCTAGGGTTATTAGATTGGGGACGTGGGGTCTGGACTTATAATAATGTATGGTACTGGGGTGCTGGTCAGGGACAGGTTGATGGAAAATCATTTGGTTTTAACTTAGGTTATGGTTTTGGTGATACCAAAAATGCAACTGAGAATATGATTTTTTATGAGGGAAAAGCACACAAGTTTGACGATATTGAATTTATAATACCAAAGGATGAATCCGGGAAAGAAGAGTATCTAAAGTCGTGGAAATTTAAGTCGTCTGATCAAAGATTTGAGATGGATTTTACACCAATATTAGATCGAAAGTCACGAACCAGTTTTGCAATTTTATTAAGTGATCAACATCAGGTCTTTGGTAAATTTAATGGGAAAGCTATCCTTGATGATGGAACAGAGATCATGGTTACTGATTTTCTCGGGTTTGCGGAGAAAGTACATAACAAGTGGTAA
- a CDS encoding DMT family transporter encodes MYNILSLITGLVIAVMVALNGRLALQYGNFNAIIIVHVVGVIFAFLLCKLTKKTITLKKNMPLWLYLGGAIGILTLVFNNFAFGKISLTSIVALGLLGQTVASLLIDCLGLFGMKKHAFRKSSIIGFVFSLLGILVMLDNIAETALYAILLSFCSGITIVLSRSINAKLSQHVGDMQSSFINHVVGLPIAVVITIAITKSSQSFIVYKFTPELWIYLGGMLGVTTVLLSNITVPKLSAFRLTLLTFVGQIFTGIVIDILTKSGYSEKTFTGGVLVAIGISLNMIYEQFLCNKESKNRKNCEGIRNLKKEYQNHLLELANEPFTSPQDIVFETRPKNGVCCPYCWTIQPSNRNFCYGYKCNAKFIFRDELVEEEIRDDCTSTSNNII; translated from the coding sequence ATGTATAATATACTATCTTTAATTACTGGATTAGTCATAGCTGTAATGGTTGCACTCAACGGTAGACTTGCACTTCAATATGGTAATTTTAATGCAATAATAATTGTTCATGTCGTAGGTGTTATATTTGCATTCTTACTTTGCAAATTAACAAAAAAAACGATTACCCTAAAGAAAAATATGCCTCTCTGGTTATATTTAGGTGGAGCAATTGGTATATTGACACTCGTATTTAATAACTTTGCATTTGGAAAAATCAGTTTGACAAGTATCGTAGCTTTAGGTCTATTGGGTCAGACAGTAGCTTCATTATTGATTGACTGTCTTGGACTTTTTGGTATGAAAAAGCACGCATTTAGGAAGTCATCAATTATCGGGTTTGTTTTTTCCCTTCTTGGTATTCTTGTAATGTTAGATAATATAGCGGAAACAGCATTATATGCTATATTGCTATCTTTCTGTTCAGGAATTACAATAGTTCTTTCTCGTTCAATAAATGCTAAGTTGTCACAACATGTTGGTGATATGCAGAGTTCATTCATAAACCATGTTGTGGGACTCCCAATAGCAGTTGTAATCACAATTGCGATCACAAAAAGTAGCCAATCTTTCATAGTATATAAGTTTACGCCTGAGTTATGGATATATTTAGGAGGTATGCTTGGCGTTACCACCGTATTGCTTAGCAACATAACTGTTCCGAAATTATCAGCATTTCGATTAACACTTTTAACTTTTGTAGGTCAAATATTTACAGGAATTGTGATTGATATATTAACAAAGAGTGGATACTCAGAAAAAACTTTTACAGGTGGGGTACTGGTTGCTATCGGAATCTCGTTAAATATGATATATGAGCAATTCCTCTGCAACAAAGAAAGCAAAAACAGAAAGAACTGTGAAGGAATTCGTAACTTAAAAAAAGAGTATCAGAATCATCTCTTAGAACTTGCAAATGAACCATTCACTTCACCTCAAGATATTGTATTTGAAACACGCCCGAAAAATGGAGTATGTTGTCCTTATTGTTGGACGATACAACCTTCCAATCGAAATTTTTGCTATGGATATAAGTGTAATGCAAAATTTATTTTTCGGGATGAGTTAGTTGAAGAAGAAATCAGGGACGATTGTACATCAACATCTAATAATATAATTTAA
- a CDS encoding alpha/beta hydrolase codes for MVIGISVVVLLLLLATYQLSNVILKPRVKTPEDIFKQEVENGRIVPDIYESMEKTKVQIPSRYGYTLSAVVLENEFTKRVENKHKVAVLCHGYTYGKLGAIVYAQILMELGFTAIIYDHRNHGESGKKYTTMGYYEKYDLETVVDWCFVNFGRDIRIVTHGESMGAATVLDYLNIEGNVALTIADCGYSDLRTLLQHQMKTVFHIPHVIFMPFAILCLRLRAGFYIKDVSPMDGVKKSKNPILFIHGDKDTYVPYQMSIQMFEECKAPKKLYLAKGAIHANSVVVDYEQYKRVVRDFINKYYDSGY; via the coding sequence ATGGTAATCGGAATAAGTGTCGTAGTTTTACTTTTACTCCTAGCAACCTATCAGTTATCTAACGTAATATTAAAACCAAGGGTGAAAACACCGGAGGACATCTTTAAACAGGAAGTAGAGAATGGAAGAATAGTACCGGATATTTATGAAAGTATGGAGAAAACAAAGGTACAGATACCAAGTCGCTACGGATATACTTTATCCGCTGTAGTATTAGAGAATGAATTTACAAAACGTGTTGAAAATAAACATAAAGTTGCGGTATTATGTCATGGATATACTTATGGGAAACTTGGTGCCATCGTCTATGCTCAGATTCTTATGGAGCTTGGGTTTACTGCTATTATTTATGATCATAGGAATCACGGTGAGAGTGGTAAAAAATACACAACCATGGGATACTATGAAAAGTATGATTTAGAAACAGTAGTTGATTGGTGTTTTGTAAATTTCGGAAGAGACATTCGAATTGTAACTCATGGTGAGTCTATGGGTGCAGCCACGGTACTAGATTATCTAAATATCGAAGGCAATGTTGCATTAACGATTGCGGATTGTGGATATTCCGATTTAAGAACTTTGTTACAACATCAGATGAAGACTGTATTTCATATACCGCACGTTATTTTTATGCCATTTGCTATTCTTTGTTTAAGGCTTCGTGCTGGTTTTTATATCAAGGATGTTTCACCAATGGATGGAGTTAAAAAAAGCAAAAACCCTATCTTATTTATACATGGAGATAAAGATACTTATGTACCTTATCAGATGTCAATCCAGATGTTTGAGGAATGTAAGGCACCAAAGAAATTATATTTAGCAAAAGGTGCGATTCATGCAAATTCTGTAGTCGTAGACTACGAACAATATAAGCGCGTTGTCAGAGATTTTATTAATAAGTATTACGATAGTGGGTATTAA
- a CDS encoding deoxyribonuclease IV, with translation MLKIGSHVGMSGKEAFFGSAKEAHSYDANTFMVYTGAPQNTRRKDISDLRLEEGFEFMKQHGISDIVIHAPYIINLGNSVNLDTYSLAVDFLAKEMERTKAFRSKYLVLHPGAHVGAGVDAGIKQIVQGLNEVLTRDTDLYIALETMAGKGSEIGRNFEELARIYDGVKYNDRLRVCFDTCHTNDAGYDVVNDFDGVIEQFDKLIGKEQIAVFHINDSKNDRGASKDRHENIGFGTLGFDAISYIVHHSDFIEVPKILETPYVSLPNEKEKSLPPYRYEIEMLRNSVFDPQILEKIQNNR, from the coding sequence ATGTTAAAGATAGGTTCCCACGTCGGGATGAGTGGAAAAGAGGCGTTTTTTGGTTCTGCTAAGGAAGCTCATTCTTATGATGCGAATACATTTATGGTATATACAGGAGCACCACAGAATACGAGAAGAAAAGATATATCAGACCTTCGCTTAGAGGAAGGATTTGAGTTTATGAAACAGCATGGAATTTCCGATATCGTGATTCATGCACCGTATATCATCAATCTTGGTAATTCCGTGAATTTAGATACTTATAGCTTAGCAGTTGATTTTTTAGCAAAAGAAATGGAAAGAACCAAGGCATTTCGCAGTAAGTATTTAGTTCTTCACCCAGGAGCACATGTTGGGGCTGGTGTGGATGCTGGTATTAAACAAATTGTGCAAGGTTTGAATGAAGTTTTAACGAGAGATACAGATCTCTATATCGCACTAGAAACTATGGCTGGAAAAGGCAGCGAAATAGGAAGAAACTTTGAAGAACTAGCTAGAATATATGACGGTGTCAAGTATAATGACCGTTTACGTGTTTGCTTTGATACCTGTCATACCAATGATGCAGGATATGATGTTGTAAATGATTTTGATGGAGTCATAGAACAATTCGATAAACTGATAGGCAAAGAACAAATTGCGGTGTTCCATATCAATGATAGCAAAAATGATAGAGGGGCATCGAAAGATCGTCATGAAAACATTGGATTTGGGACATTAGGCTTTGATGCAATTAGCTATATTGTTCATCATAGTGATTTTATCGAAGTACCAAAGATTCTTGAAACCCCATATGTTAGTCTGCCAAATGAGAAAGAGAAATCCTTACCACCGTACCGATATGAAATTGAAATGTTAAGAAATAGCGTATTTGATCCACAAATCTTAGAGAAAATACAAAATAACCGATAG
- a CDS encoding methyltransferase domain-containing protein, whose product MLRATFQNIVENRDVRKNLILLKEMLREDGKNDSHNREALLYVIAGKYEVFRGLLQDEDAKVRKNTALIMGELAVPEFAEILYEAYNNETQRFVKSSYLSALMNMDYNELLPKLRTNYEAVKSIPLTDENKKHLSEELRLLEELLVQSEGEKKHTFVGYDKVNEMVLLCNRNHIYVTMEQLGKIPKKEFTAGVMVKTKELREVLKIRTYRELLFAVDGVRTVPNDVTEAAGVLTDGSLYQFLEERHKGEGPFYFRLEIKGKMDLEKRTTFVKKLSVEIEYLSERKLLNSVNHYEVEIRLIENKEGKFNVLLRLYTLPDERFIYRKEVIGTSIHPANAALTAQLVKPYLIEDAQVLDPFCGVGTMLIERDLCVRAKTMYGLDIYGEAIEKARINTELVNRCGLKNEDGGHLVINYINRDFFDFRHDYLFDEIFTNMPTVGRSMDEGELLNLYQKFFRRAHELLEDQGIIVLYSHNRDYVRKFASTKPYRIEKEFEISMMEKTYVYVIRVSR is encoded by the coding sequence ATGCTTAGAGCAACCTTTCAAAATATAGTAGAGAACAGGGATGTTAGAAAAAATCTGATTCTTTTAAAGGAGATGCTTCGTGAAGATGGAAAAAATGATAGTCATAATAGAGAAGCTTTGCTTTATGTGATTGCTGGAAAATATGAGGTATTTCGTGGCTTATTGCAGGATGAAGATGCAAAGGTTAGAAAAAATACAGCATTAATTATGGGGGAATTGGCAGTTCCAGAATTTGCAGAGATTCTTTATGAAGCTTATAATAACGAGACACAACGATTTGTGAAAAGCTCGTATTTATCTGCTTTAATGAACATGGACTATAATGAACTTCTTCCAAAGCTTCGGACAAACTATGAGGCTGTGAAAAGTATTCCATTAACGGACGAGAATAAAAAACATCTGAGTGAGGAGCTTCGATTACTGGAGGAGCTTTTGGTTCAATCAGAAGGAGAAAAAAAGCACACCTTTGTTGGTTATGATAAGGTAAATGAAATGGTTTTACTGTGCAATCGAAACCATATTTATGTGACCATGGAACAACTTGGGAAGATACCCAAGAAGGAATTTACAGCTGGGGTAATGGTAAAGACAAAAGAATTAAGAGAAGTTCTTAAAATACGGACTTACCGAGAGTTACTATTTGCAGTTGATGGAGTTCGAACAGTACCAAATGATGTTACGGAAGCAGCTGGAGTTTTGACAGATGGTAGCTTATATCAATTTTTAGAAGAACGTCACAAAGGAGAAGGACCTTTCTATTTCCGTCTCGAGATAAAAGGAAAGATGGATTTAGAGAAGCGCACTACCTTTGTTAAAAAACTTAGCGTTGAGATAGAGTATTTGAGTGAGCGTAAGCTTCTTAATTCCGTAAATCATTATGAGGTCGAGATTCGCCTTATTGAAAATAAAGAAGGCAAATTTAATGTATTATTGCGCCTTTATACGTTACCAGATGAGCGCTTTATATACCGTAAAGAAGTGATTGGTACCAGTATCCACCCAGCAAATGCAGCACTAACTGCGCAACTTGTGAAACCATACCTTATAGAAGATGCGCAAGTACTTGATCCATTTTGCGGAGTTGGAACAATGTTAATCGAACGTGATTTATGCGTGCGTGCAAAAACAATGTATGGTCTTGATATCTATGGTGAAGCTATAGAGAAGGCGCGTATTAATACGGAGCTTGTAAACCGATGTGGGCTTAAAAATGAAGATGGCGGACATCTCGTGATTAATTATATTAATCGAGATTTCTTTGATTTCAGGCATGATTATTTGTTTGACGAAATCTTTACCAATATGCCTACCGTAGGACGAAGCATGGACGAAGGTGAATTACTCAACTTGTACCAGAAGTTTTTTAGGAGAGCTCATGAACTTTTAGAGGATCAGGGGATAATTGTGTTATATTCACATAACCGTGATTATGTAAGAAAATTTGCAAGTACAAAGCCTTATCGCATTGAGAAAGAGTTTGAGATTTCTATGATGGAGAAGACTTATGTATATGTAATTAGAGTTAGTAGATAG
- a CDS encoding tRNA threonylcarbamoyladenosine dehydratase, which translates to MERYGYFYMENQFERSAFIIGEEGVEKLQQSHVAVFGVGGVGGYVVEALVRSGIGEITIVDNDTICLSNINRQIIATHDTVGQYKVDVMEKRIKSINPNAIIHSYRSFFLPETAEEFDFASYNYVVDAIDTVAGKLSLVEKAQAVGTPIMCSMGAGNKLDPTKFEVADIYKTSICPLAKVMRYECKKRGIKKLKVVYSKELPITPVMQPQEQTQRRSTPGSIAFVPSAAGLIIASTVVRDLLGK; encoded by the coding sequence ATGGAAAGGTACGGTTATTTTTATATGGAAAATCAATTTGAAAGAAGCGCATTTATCATTGGGGAAGAAGGGGTAGAAAAACTCCAGCAATCTCATGTAGCAGTATTTGGCGTAGGTGGTGTTGGAGGTTATGTGGTGGAGGCTCTCGTTCGTAGTGGGATTGGAGAGATTACTATTGTAGATAACGATACAATTTGTTTGTCAAATATTAACCGACAGATTATAGCAACTCATGATACCGTAGGTCAATACAAAGTTGATGTAATGGAAAAGCGTATTAAGTCCATTAATCCAAATGCGATTATACATTCGTATCGTAGCTTTTTTCTACCAGAGACTGCAGAGGAGTTTGATTTTGCTTCTTATAATTATGTTGTAGACGCAATCGATACAGTAGCAGGAAAACTTTCTCTTGTAGAGAAAGCTCAAGCAGTGGGGACTCCTATTATGTGTAGTATGGGAGCGGGAAATAAATTAGACCCTACCAAGTTTGAAGTTGCGGATATCTACAAAACTTCTATTTGTCCTCTTGCCAAAGTGATGCGTTATGAGTGTAAGAAGAGAGGAATCAAGAAATTAAAGGTTGTATATTCAAAGGAATTACCTATTACACCAGTAATGCAACCACAAGAACAAACACAAAGACGCTCGACACCAGGAAGTATCGCGTTTGTTCCATCGGCAGCAGGATTAATTATTGCTTCCACAGTTGTAAGAGATTTGTTAGGAAAGTAA
- a CDS encoding Crp/Fnr family transcriptional regulator: MQSSPLKKEHLNKLEGYGINNMPLDACLCLRFEAGENILHEGMPIMYLMFVVTGKVKICSTAKNGKDLVLCYYISDGIIGDLELMTNTYDATASIIAITDFECIALPYQKYAIDLKNNLAFLKRIGSELSNKLLRISKNYVFTTLHSGEERLCSYILQASHNGIFNDILTDVSCSIGMSYRHMFRLLNQLCTDGLLDKRDNGYIIVDREELLRRAPGGYDGMMC; the protein is encoded by the coding sequence ATGCAGAGTAGTCCTTTGAAAAAAGAGCATCTCAATAAATTAGAAGGATATGGCATAAACAATATGCCCTTGGATGCATGCTTATGTCTGAGGTTTGAAGCTGGAGAAAACATTTTACATGAAGGAATGCCAATTATGTACCTTATGTTTGTTGTTACAGGGAAGGTTAAAATTTGTTCCACAGCGAAAAATGGCAAAGATTTAGTTTTATGCTATTATATTTCCGATGGCATTATAGGCGATTTAGAATTGATGACCAATACCTATGATGCAACAGCCAGTATTATAGCCATAACTGATTTTGAGTGTATCGCATTGCCCTATCAAAAATATGCTATAGATTTAAAAAATAATCTTGCCTTTCTGAAGAGAATTGGGAGTGAACTTTCTAACAAGCTATTGCGAATTTCAAAAAATTATGTATTTACTACCTTGCATTCAGGAGAAGAACGTCTATGCTCCTATATTTTACAAGCATCACATAATGGTATATTTAATGATATACTGACGGATGTATCTTGTTCAATAGGTATGAGTTATAGGCATATGTTTCGCTTGTTGAACCAGCTCTGTACAGATGGGTTATTGGACAAAAGAGACAATGGGTATATCATTGTTGACCGTGAAGAATTGCTTCGAAGAGCGCCAGGGGGATACGACGGCATGATGTGTTGA
- a CDS encoding pectinesterase family protein, giving the protein MSRTIYVSKDKTSEHEFSTITDALSSIPEGTIEPVTIFIKKGTYKEKLIIKQPNLTLIGESKEETILTFDDYANMIMEDGSKRGTFRTPSVFIDANDFTAKNLTFQNNSGYGHQVGQALALYVDGDRMVFDNCILLGSQDTLFTAPLPPSANQLGGFTGPKEFEPRVNGRHYYRNCYIRGDVDFIFGSATSFFDHCEIFSQKTDDLPPAKQGEEQKNYGYITAASTAEGQEYGYVFSHCRLTSDCPKHSIYLGRPWRNFAKTVFLHCEIGEHIREEGWHDWNKPEAHKTMLYAEYQSTGEGSKAITEGKRASFSKQLSDYEALKYTKEKVLAGDDNWVPSLVLAD; this is encoded by the coding sequence ATGAGTAGAACGATTTACGTATCCAAAGACAAAACATCAGAACATGAATTTTCTACGATTACTGATGCACTCTCAAGTATTCCAGAAGGAACTATAGAGCCGGTAACTATTTTTATTAAGAAGGGAACATACAAAGAAAAACTTATCATTAAGCAGCCTAACTTAACCTTAATTGGTGAATCAAAAGAAGAGACCATACTTACCTTTGATGATTATGCTAACATGATTATGGAAGATGGCAGTAAAAGAGGAACGTTTCGCACCCCTTCTGTATTCATTGATGCTAATGATTTCACAGCAAAGAATCTCACTTTTCAAAATAACTCTGGTTATGGTCATCAAGTAGGACAAGCACTTGCACTTTATGTGGATGGAGACCGAATGGTATTTGATAATTGTATTCTTCTTGGTAGTCAAGATACCTTATTTACAGCTCCACTCCCTCCATCAGCAAACCAACTTGGTGGTTTTACTGGACCAAAAGAGTTTGAACCACGAGTAAATGGTCGTCATTATTATCGTAACTGTTATATTCGAGGCGATGTTGATTTTATCTTTGGAAGTGCAACTTCATTTTTTGATCACTGTGAAATTTTTTCTCAAAAGACAGACGATCTTCCTCCTGCAAAACAAGGAGAAGAACAGAAGAACTATGGCTATATAACTGCAGCAAGTACTGCAGAAGGACAGGAATATGGATATGTCTTTTCTCATTGCCGTCTAACCAGCGATTGCCCAAAACATAGCATATATTTAGGAAGACCTTGGCGAAACTTTGCTAAGACAGTATTTCTACATTGTGAAATTGGGGAGCATATTCGTGAGGAAGGTTGGCATGACTGGAATAAACCAGAAGCTCATAAAACGATGCTTTATGCAGAATATCAAAGTACTGGTGAAGGTTCAAAAGCTATCACTGAAGGAAAACGAGCTTCTTTTTCTAAGCAGCTCTCAGATTATGAAGCACTTAAATATACCAAGGAAAAAGTATTAGCTGGTGATGATAACTGGGTACCATCTTTAGTACTAGCTGATTAG